The proteins below are encoded in one region of Amycolatopsis magusensis:
- a CDS encoding GTP-binding protein yields MASSNTDNAGDTVPTPVKIIIAGGFGAGKTTMVGSVSEIPPLTTEEVLTEASAGVDDLSGVERKHTTTVALDFGRISISPRHVLYLFGTPGQSRFWFMWDDLARGAIGTIVLVDTRRLETSFAAIDFFERRKIPFIVAVNCFDNAPRYTADEIREAVVVPDRVPIVMCDARDRDSSKLALIRLVKHAMTAAVPAAV; encoded by the coding sequence ATGGCCTCATCAAATACTGACAACGCCGGGGACACGGTCCCCACCCCGGTCAAGATCATCATCGCCGGCGGGTTCGGGGCGGGGAAGACCACGATGGTCGGCTCGGTCAGCGAAATCCCGCCGCTGACCACCGAGGAGGTGCTGACCGAGGCGAGCGCGGGCGTGGACGACCTGTCCGGTGTGGAGCGCAAGCACACCACCACCGTCGCGCTCGACTTCGGCCGGATCTCCATCTCCCCGCGCCACGTGCTGTACCTGTTCGGCACGCCGGGGCAGTCGCGCTTCTGGTTCATGTGGGACGACCTGGCGCGCGGCGCCATCGGCACCATCGTGCTCGTCGACACCCGGCGCCTGGAGACCAGCTTCGCGGCCATCGACTTCTTCGAGCGGCGGAAGATCCCGTTCATCGTGGCGGTGAACTGCTTCGACAACGCGCCGCGCTACACCGCCGACGAGATCCGTGAGGCAGTGGTCGTACCGGACCGCGTGCCGATCGTCATGTGTGACGCACGCGACCGTGACTCCAGCAAGCTCGCCCTCATCCGCCTGGTCAAGCACGCGATGACCGCGGCGGTGCCTGCCGCGGTCTGA
- a CDS encoding DUF742 domain-containing protein — MSEGESWYDEAAGPLVRPYTITSGRTPDENGRLDLSTQVMTLRTEQEPAGLGPEHQEILRLCRQPVSLAEIAVYVKVPLGVVRVLCGDLIERGLVIMRAPTHNAAQAPNLETLQAVLDGLIKY; from the coding sequence GTGAGCGAGGGCGAAAGCTGGTACGACGAGGCCGCGGGGCCGCTGGTCCGGCCGTACACCATCACCAGCGGCCGGACCCCCGACGAGAACGGCAGGCTCGACCTGTCCACCCAGGTGATGACCCTGCGCACGGAGCAGGAGCCGGCCGGACTGGGCCCGGAGCACCAGGAGATCCTGCGCCTGTGCCGCCAGCCGGTGTCACTGGCCGAGATCGCGGTCTACGTCAAGGTCCCGCTCGGGGTCGTGCGCGTGCTCTGCGGCGACCTGATCGAACGCGGCCTGGTGATCATGCGGGCCCCCACCCATAACGCGGCGCAGGCGCCGAACCTCGAAACACTCCAGGCGGTTCTCGATGGCCTCATCAAATACTGA
- a CDS encoding roadblock/LC7 domain-containing protein: MNEYGNGKPDLNWLLDDVVNRVVGAQNAIVLSADGLLIGKSAGMSKDDSDQLSAIASSLQSLAKGVSRQFARGAVLQNMIEMELGYLFVSAAGQGACLAVLAGENVDVEMIAYEMNRLVKRVGDYLAAAPRETAHAFREGT; the protein is encoded by the coding sequence ATGAACGAGTACGGGAACGGCAAACCCGATCTCAACTGGCTGCTCGACGACGTGGTGAACCGCGTGGTCGGCGCGCAGAACGCCATCGTGCTGTCCGCCGACGGGCTGTTGATCGGCAAGTCGGCCGGGATGAGCAAGGACGATTCGGACCAGCTTTCGGCCATCGCGTCCAGTCTGCAGAGCCTGGCCAAGGGGGTGAGCAGGCAGTTCGCCCGCGGCGCGGTGCTGCAGAACATGATCGAGATGGAGCTGGGCTACCTCTTCGTCTCGGCGGCGGGCCAGGGCGCCTGCCTCGCCGTGCTGGCCGGGGAGAACGTGGACGTCGAGATGATCGCCTACGAGATGAACCGGCTGGTCAAGCGCGTCGGTGACTACCTGGCGGCCGCGCCGCGCGAAACCGCGCACGCGTTCCGGGAGGGTACGTGA
- a CDS encoding sensor histidine kinase, whose amino-acid sequence MQSKEESDKPYDKSIRKRLTRTVLIPSVTLLVLWTAVSSYFFINGLYVRLVAASVREVSIPAATALAAVQKERQTALQYLDDPVVGQTRLLEQQKATDEKLVVLQAAFASTISSAPDEVAAKVNALKGQFDQLPVLRSQINFRSIDRAQVNDYYNGVLDSASNLFDTQARIVPDAEAAHGGVTATTVFRASDLMSRETSLVSAAFAAGSFAPDDFVEFTRLSGSYRTQLAQIEPFLDPEVRGKYQALVTSPAWKQLIEAEDALVKRGPWAGSGQNTVPVTETDWQSATEQVAQRLNDLAIEQADKVSGAAIDSGDAQLRNAIIGSVLALLASLAAIIVAVRVSRSLVDRALMTRLARLRNDSLDLARNRLPRIVERLKNGEPVDVKQELPQLDHGRDEIGQVAEAFNAAQLTAVNAAASEAKARSGVHNVFLGIAHRNQVLVHQQLQILDEMESREENSTQLASLFQLDHLAARARRTTENLIILGGKQPGRRWRKPVPLMEVLRAAVSETEQYSRVQVEQVADVAIIGAAVADTIHLIAELVDNATSFSPPGSPVEVTSRQVARGVVVDVSDQGLGMKESVLQWANEMMAEAPEFDAMALRADSSLGLFVVARLAAKLGITVTFDPSRYGGLRATVLIPTQYLAGKHDADQNGEGEAAALQHAPVLAQVGASSSHAQSSHTAPSPTVSSPTASSPMASSHATETHVPAPSKPAMPPADPPSSFTGQIPMKRDAKPRPYPARALTPPESLFTPPPVAEAPRAAAPPEPPPGQPDDRPRLPRREPQQNLVAQLEDEPAEDGRNDVVPGESTARSLAAFHKGTRRGRDVADDQ is encoded by the coding sequence GTGCAGAGCAAAGAAGAGTCCGACAAACCGTATGACAAGTCGATCCGGAAAAGGCTGACCAGGACCGTTCTCATTCCGAGCGTCACCCTGCTGGTCCTCTGGACCGCGGTGTCCTCGTACTTCTTCATCAACGGTCTTTACGTCCGCCTGGTCGCGGCGTCGGTGCGCGAGGTGTCCATCCCGGCGGCCACCGCGCTCGCCGCGGTCCAGAAGGAACGCCAGACCGCGCTGCAGTACCTGGACGACCCGGTGGTGGGCCAGACCCGGCTGCTGGAGCAGCAGAAAGCCACCGACGAGAAGCTCGTGGTGCTGCAGGCCGCGTTCGCCTCGACGATCTCCAGCGCGCCGGACGAGGTCGCGGCCAAGGTCAACGCGCTGAAGGGCCAGTTCGACCAGCTGCCCGTGCTTCGCTCGCAGATCAACTTCCGCAGCATCGACCGCGCGCAGGTCAACGACTACTACAACGGCGTGCTGGACTCCGCGTCGAACCTGTTCGACACCCAGGCCCGGATCGTGCCGGACGCCGAGGCCGCGCACGGCGGTGTCACGGCGACCACGGTCTTCCGCGCCAGCGACCTGATGTCGCGCGAGACCTCGCTCGTCTCCGCCGCCTTCGCCGCCGGGTCCTTCGCGCCGGACGACTTCGTCGAGTTCACCCGGCTGTCCGGTTCGTACCGGACGCAGCTGGCCCAGATCGAGCCCTTCCTCGACCCCGAGGTGCGCGGCAAGTACCAGGCGCTGGTCACGAGCCCGGCGTGGAAGCAGCTCATCGAAGCGGAGGACGCGCTGGTCAAGCGCGGCCCGTGGGCCGGGTCCGGGCAGAACACCGTGCCGGTGACCGAGACCGACTGGCAGAGCGCGACCGAGCAGGTCGCCCAGCGCCTCAACGACCTCGCCATCGAACAGGCCGACAAGGTCTCCGGTGCGGCGATCGACTCCGGTGACGCCCAGCTGCGCAACGCGATCATCGGCAGTGTCCTGGCGCTGCTCGCCTCGCTCGCGGCGATCATCGTCGCGGTGCGGGTGTCCCGCTCGCTCGTCGACCGCGCCCTGATGACGCGCCTCGCGCGGCTGCGCAACGACTCGCTCGACCTCGCCCGCAACCGCCTGCCCCGCATCGTGGAGCGGCTGAAGAACGGCGAACCCGTCGACGTCAAGCAGGAGCTGCCGCAGCTCGACCACGGCCGGGACGAGATCGGCCAGGTGGCCGAGGCGTTCAACGCCGCGCAGCTCACCGCCGTCAACGCCGCGGCCAGCGAGGCCAAGGCACGCAGCGGTGTGCACAACGTCTTCCTCGGCATCGCCCACCGCAACCAGGTCCTGGTGCACCAGCAGCTGCAGATCCTCGACGAGATGGAAAGCCGCGAGGAGAACTCGACGCAGCTGGCCTCGCTGTTCCAGCTCGACCACCTCGCCGCCCGCGCCCGCCGCACCACCGAGAACCTGATCATCCTCGGCGGCAAGCAGCCGGGCAGGCGCTGGCGCAAGCCCGTGCCGCTGATGGAGGTGCTGCGCGCGGCGGTCTCGGAAACCGAGCAGTACTCCCGGGTCCAGGTCGAGCAGGTGGCCGACGTGGCCATCATCGGCGCCGCGGTGGCCGACACCATCCACCTGATCGCCGAGCTGGTCGACAACGCGACCTCGTTCTCGCCGCCCGGGTCGCCGGTCGAGGTGACCAGCCGCCAGGTCGCCCGCGGCGTCGTGGTCGACGTGTCGGACCAGGGCCTCGGCATGAAGGAAAGCGTCCTCCAGTGGGCCAACGAGATGATGGCGGAGGCACCCGAGTTCGACGCGATGGCGTTGCGCGCGGACTCCAGCCTCGGCCTGTTCGTGGTCGCGCGCCTGGCCGCCAAGCTCGGCATCACCGTCACCTTCGACCCGTCGCGCTACGGCGGCCTCCGCGCCACCGTGCTCATCCCGACCCAGTACCTGGCGGGCAAGCACGACGCCGACCAGAACGGGGAAGGTGAAGCCGCCGCGCTCCAGCACGCCCCGGTGCTCGCGCAGGTGGGCGCTTCTTCCTCGCACGCGCAGTCTTCGCACACAGCGCCTTCGCCCACAGTGTCTTCGCCCACGGCGTCTTCGCCCATGGCGTCTTCGCACGCGACGGAAACCCACGTCCCCGCCCCGTCCAAGCCGGCGATGCCGCCCGCCGACCCGCCCAGCTCGTTCACCGGTCAGATCCCCATGAAGCGAGATGCCAAGCCGCGGCCGTACCCGGCCCGCGCGCTCACCCCACCCGAATCCCTGTTCACCCCGCCACCGGTGGCGGAGGCACCCCGTGCCGCCGCCCCGCCCGAGCCACCACCCGGGCAGCCGGACGACCGGCCGCGGCTGCCGCGGCGTGAACCCCAGCAGAACCTCGTCGCCCAGCTCGAGGACGAGCCCGCCGAGGACGGCCGGAACGACGTTGTTCCGGGGGAGAGCACCGCGCGTTCGCTGGCGGCGTTCCACAAGGGAACCCGCCGCGGCCGCGACGTGGCCGACGACCAGTAG
- a CDS encoding nitroreductase family deazaflavin-dependent oxidoreductase, giving the protein MALTARPPRGLLRALLRAPLLAYRAHLGFLFGHRLVHLVHIGRKSGRLRDVVLEVVRYGPGEIVVVAGWGARVDWLRNLRVAPAYLIESGRTRWPAPRHRYLDADETLRLLVGYRARHPRAWRRLAPTLGMPVDPRDAEGPLPQAVAFSPG; this is encoded by the coding sequence ATGGCCCTGACCGCCCGGCCGCCTCGTGGCCTCCTGCGTGCCCTGCTCCGCGCGCCCCTGCTCGCCTACCGGGCGCACCTGGGTTTCCTCTTCGGACACCGCCTGGTGCACCTGGTCCACATCGGACGGAAGTCGGGACGGCTGCGGGACGTGGTGCTGGAGGTCGTCCGGTACGGGCCGGGGGAGATCGTGGTCGTCGCGGGCTGGGGTGCGCGGGTGGACTGGCTGCGCAACCTGCGCGTCGCCCCGGCCTACCTGATCGAAAGCGGGCGGACCCGCTGGCCCGCGCCGCGGCACCGCTACCTCGACGCGGACGAAACGCTGCGGCTGCTGGTGGGCTACCGGGCGCGGCACCCGCGAGCGTGGCGGCGCCTGGCGCCGACGCTCGGCATGCCCGTGGACCCGCGGGACGCCGAAGGCCCGCTCCCGCAGGCGGTCGCCTTCAGCCCCGGCTGA
- a CDS encoding MarR family winged helix-turn-helix transcriptional regulator, giving the protein MGSPPAADAVTDAVLTASRLLVAVSVRSLAAIDEAVTLPQFRLLVVLDTRGPLKHATLAEHLGVNPSTANRMVNRLVTAGMVDRRTSPDSRREIVLSLTASGTRVVRRVTARRRAEIAKIVAKMPATHRQGLVDALTAFAAAGGEPPVHTQLDGIWPGAQ; this is encoded by the coding sequence ATGGGGAGCCCACCGGCGGCCGACGCCGTCACCGATGCCGTGCTGACCGCGTCCCGCCTGCTGGTCGCGGTCTCCGTGCGTTCACTGGCCGCCATCGACGAAGCCGTCACGCTGCCCCAGTTCCGGCTCCTGGTGGTGCTGGACACCCGCGGCCCGCTCAAGCACGCCACCCTCGCCGAGCACCTCGGGGTGAACCCGTCGACCGCCAACCGCATGGTCAACCGGCTGGTCACGGCCGGCATGGTGGACCGGCGGACCAGCCCGGACTCGCGCCGCGAGATCGTGCTCTCGCTGACCGCGTCCGGCACCCGCGTGGTCCGCCGGGTCACCGCCCGCCGCCGGGCGGAGATCGCGAAGATCGTCGCCAAGATGCCCGCCACCCACCGCCAGGGCCTGGTCGACGCGCTGACCGCCTTCGCCGCCGCCGGTGGCGAACCGCCGGTCCACACCCAGCTCGACGGCATCTGGCCGGGAGCTCAGTAA
- a CDS encoding NAD(P)-dependent oxidoreductase, whose amino-acid sequence MKIAVVGAAGMAGSRVVAEAVRRGHEVTAVHRGTLPPLPSGALPVRADAVDRDRLTGLFRAVDAVVGATRPREGEEDAVGPTTAALLDAAVNAGRRILFIGGAGPLRTDADGLVVDDPRYVPARYRTIAAASVTQLRVCEAHAADWVYLSPPALLEPGSRLGTYRRGGTVLVTAPDGSSRISAEDLAVAVLDELEEPGDERHFGVGY is encoded by the coding sequence ATGAAGATCGCCGTGGTCGGTGCGGCAGGCATGGCCGGTTCGCGGGTCGTCGCGGAGGCGGTGCGGCGCGGGCACGAGGTGACCGCGGTCCACCGCGGAACGCTGCCGCCATTGCCTTCCGGGGCGCTGCCGGTGCGGGCGGACGCCGTCGACCGGGACCGGCTCACCGGGCTGTTCCGTGCGGTGGACGCGGTCGTCGGGGCGACCCGCCCGCGCGAAGGGGAGGAGGACGCGGTCGGTCCCACCACCGCCGCGTTGCTCGACGCCGCCGTGAACGCGGGCAGGCGCATCCTGTTCATCGGCGGTGCGGGTCCACTGAGGACAGACGCGGACGGGCTCGTGGTCGACGATCCGCGGTACGTCCCGGCGCGGTACCGGACCATCGCCGCCGCGAGCGTTACGCAACTCCGGGTCTGCGAGGCGCATGCGGCCGACTGGGTCTACCTGAGCCCGCCCGCGTTGCTGGAACCCGGTTCGCGGCTCGGCACGTATCGCCGTGGTGGCACGGTGCTCGTCACCGCGCCGGACGGTTCGTCCCGCATTTCCGCTGAAGACCTCGCTGTCGCGGTGCTCGACGAACTCGAGGAACCGGGGGACGAGCGGCACTTCGGCGTCGGTTACTGA
- a CDS encoding EamA family transporter, with the protein MTSTSPSTFSRTAATAFAPAVWGTTYVVTTELLPSGHPMFASLMRALPAGLIALAIARTLPRGEWWWRAAVLGVLNMGLFFPLLFLAAERLPGGVAATLGAAQPLVVAALAVGVLHERPSAVKFAWGLAGVAGVGMVVLGPAAGFDLVGVLAGLAGALGMALGVTLTKRWGRPAGVGPTALAGWQLTAGGVFLVPVTFVFEGAPPVIDLPAVAGYLWLGLVGGLLAYVLWFRGIGLLPVTSVAVLGLLSPMVAAALGVLVLGQDLGPVQFAGFALALAAMVAGQLPSGRIIR; encoded by the coding sequence ATTACCTCGACTTCTCCCAGCACTTTCTCCCGTACCGCGGCGACCGCCTTCGCTCCGGCGGTCTGGGGCACCACCTACGTCGTCACCACGGAACTGCTGCCCAGCGGCCACCCGATGTTCGCCAGCCTGATGCGCGCGCTGCCCGCCGGACTGATCGCGCTGGCCATCGCCAGGACGCTGCCGCGGGGCGAATGGTGGTGGCGGGCGGCGGTGCTCGGGGTGCTCAACATGGGCTTGTTCTTCCCGTTGCTGTTCCTCGCCGCGGAACGATTACCCGGCGGTGTCGCGGCCACCCTCGGTGCGGCGCAACCACTCGTGGTCGCGGCGCTGGCGGTCGGGGTGCTGCACGAGCGCCCGTCCGCGGTGAAGTTCGCCTGGGGACTGGCCGGGGTGGCCGGGGTCGGCATGGTGGTGCTCGGTCCGGCCGCCGGGTTCGACCTCGTCGGCGTGCTCGCCGGGCTCGCCGGAGCGCTCGGCATGGCGCTCGGCGTCACGCTGACCAAGCGCTGGGGCAGGCCCGCCGGGGTCGGCCCGACCGCGCTCGCGGGCTGGCAACTGACCGCGGGCGGGGTGTTCCTGGTGCCCGTCACGTTCGTCTTCGAAGGCGCGCCACCGGTGATCGACCTGCCGGCGGTGGCCGGGTACCTCTGGCTCGGGCTGGTCGGCGGGCTGCTGGCGTACGTGCTGTGGTTCCGCGGCATCGGCCTGCTGCCGGTCACCTCGGTCGCGGTGCTGGGCCTGCTCTCCCCGATGGTCGCCGCGGCGCTCGGGGTGCTCGTGCTCGGCCAGGACCTCGGTCCGGTGCAGTTCGCCGGCTTCGCACTGGCACTCGCCGCGATGGTGGCGGGTCAACTCCCTTCCGGAAGGATCATCCGATGA
- a CDS encoding LysR family transcriptional regulator: MELQHLRYVVAVAETNSFTRGAERCFVAQSALSHQIARLERELGAKLFDRTSRRVRLTAAGAAFLPAARQCLDAAERAVAEVAAAIGEVRGRLTVGAIPTVAAVDIPLALHEFHQRYPQVRVGLRSGASEELVEQVKEGVIEIAFLGLPTTARPQGVHARELARDRLVAVTSQDHPLAGESEVDLRRLTEETFVDFPAGTAGRLQSDEAFAAAGLVREVAFEVTAAPDFMARIIRQGLAVGMLPPAYAAQLAGVATIPVRDAPGRVEYLVWSRSGLSPAASAFLEALSTSPA; this comes from the coding sequence GTGGAACTCCAGCACCTGAGGTACGTGGTAGCCGTCGCCGAGACGAACAGCTTCACCCGCGGCGCCGAGCGCTGCTTCGTCGCGCAGTCCGCGCTCAGCCACCAGATCGCCCGCCTGGAACGGGAGCTGGGCGCGAAGTTGTTCGACCGCACGAGCCGCCGCGTGCGGTTGACCGCGGCCGGGGCGGCGTTCCTGCCCGCCGCGCGGCAGTGCCTCGACGCCGCCGAACGCGCGGTCGCCGAGGTCGCCGCGGCCATCGGCGAAGTACGCGGGCGGCTGACCGTCGGCGCCATCCCCACCGTCGCCGCGGTGGACATCCCCTTGGCGCTGCACGAGTTCCACCAGCGCTACCCGCAGGTGCGCGTCGGCCTTCGGTCCGGGGCCAGCGAAGAACTCGTCGAGCAGGTGAAGGAGGGCGTCATCGAGATCGCCTTCCTCGGACTGCCCACCACCGCCCGGCCACAGGGTGTGCACGCCAGGGAACTGGCCAGGGACCGCCTCGTCGCCGTGACCTCGCAGGACCACCCGCTCGCCGGTGAGTCCGAAGTGGACCTGCGCCGCCTGACCGAAGAGACCTTTGTGGACTTCCCAGCCGGGACCGCGGGCCGCCTGCAGTCCGACGAGGCCTTCGCCGCGGCAGGACTGGTCCGCGAAGTCGCCTTCGAGGTCACGGCCGCGCCGGACTTCATGGCCAGGATCATCCGCCAGGGCCTCGCGGTGGGCATGCTGCCCCCGGCCTACGCGGCCCAGCTCGCCGGGGTCGCGACGATCCCGGTGCGCGACGCCCCCGGCCGCGTGGAATACCTGGTGTGGAGCCGATCCGGCCTCAGCCCGGCGGCGAGCGCCTTCCTGGAGGCGCTCAGCACTTCCCCTGCATGA
- a CDS encoding TetR/AcrR family transcriptional regulator — MRRDAQLNREKLIEAARTLFAERGLNVALEEVARRAGVSIGTLYNRFPSREQLCVAVFADRAEAVDRAVEQALATPDAWTGFVQFLERICLLQAADRGFNDLAARGLPPVALSKDPQSGYENMVRLIARAQREGALREDFTPPDLAFVTWSITRTIEATAAVKPDLWRRHLALLCDGLRAEAAHPLPVPSLGQEELADLMQGKC; from the coding sequence ATGCGCCGCGACGCCCAGTTGAACCGCGAGAAGCTCATCGAGGCGGCTCGGACGCTCTTCGCCGAGCGCGGGCTGAACGTGGCGCTGGAGGAGGTCGCGCGCCGGGCGGGGGTCAGCATCGGCACGCTGTACAACCGGTTCCCGAGCCGGGAGCAGTTGTGCGTGGCGGTGTTCGCCGACCGCGCCGAAGCGGTCGATCGCGCGGTCGAGCAGGCGCTCGCGACACCCGACGCCTGGACGGGTTTCGTTCAGTTCCTGGAACGGATCTGCCTGTTGCAGGCGGCCGATCGCGGGTTCAACGACCTCGCCGCCCGCGGGCTGCCGCCGGTGGCGCTCAGCAAGGATCCGCAGTCCGGCTACGAAAACATGGTGCGGCTCATCGCCCGCGCGCAGCGGGAAGGCGCGCTGCGCGAGGATTTCACGCCACCGGACCTGGCGTTCGTCACCTGGTCGATCACCAGGACCATCGAAGCAACCGCGGCGGTCAAACCCGACCTGTGGCGGCGGCACCTGGCGCTGCTCTGCGACGGCCTGCGAGCCGAGGCCGCGCACCCGCTGCCCGTGCCGTCACTGGGGCAGGAGGAGCTCGCGGACCTCATGCAGGGGAAGTGCTGA
- a CDS encoding SDR family NAD(P)-dependent oxidoreductase, with protein sequence MTSSAGKVLVVLGAGPGLGMSMAHRFGEEGFRVALVSRSDRRHESYCASLATAGVDSRSYTADVTDQGDLRRVLGEIEGDLGVFDTVYFGPVSTDPMTIVPLPEAGADDVRAPMDRVFTPAVTVVREVLPAMMERRAGALFFGGGLSGKVPMPMLGNLAPASAALRMYVLTLAEAVKEHGVYAGTLTIGGLIERGDLYQALAEQAAAIGTIDPDDIAATAWEMYVQRDRAEAEFSAMAPAM encoded by the coding sequence ATGACCAGTTCGGCAGGCAAGGTGCTCGTGGTGCTCGGGGCGGGACCGGGGCTCGGGATGTCGATGGCCCACCGGTTCGGCGAGGAAGGATTCCGGGTGGCTCTGGTGTCCCGCAGCGACCGGCGCCACGAGAGCTACTGCGCGAGCCTCGCCACGGCGGGCGTGGATTCGCGCAGCTACACGGCCGACGTCACCGACCAGGGCGACCTGCGGCGGGTGCTCGGCGAGATCGAAGGCGACCTCGGCGTGTTCGACACCGTCTACTTCGGACCGGTGAGCACGGATCCGATGACCATCGTGCCGCTCCCCGAGGCCGGTGCGGACGACGTGCGGGCGCCGATGGACCGGGTGTTCACCCCGGCGGTCACGGTGGTGCGGGAAGTGCTCCCGGCCATGATGGAGCGCCGGGCGGGCGCGTTGTTCTTCGGCGGCGGGCTCAGCGGCAAGGTCCCGATGCCGATGCTCGGCAACCTCGCCCCCGCCTCCGCGGCGCTGCGGATGTACGTGCTGACGCTCGCCGAGGCGGTAAAGGAACACGGCGTGTACGCGGGCACGCTCACCATCGGCGGGCTGATCGAACGCGGCGATCTGTACCAGGCCCTCGCCGAGCAGGCGGCCGCGATCGGCACCATCGACCCGGACGACATCGCGGCCACCGCCTGGGAGATGTACGTCCAGCGCGACCGCGCCGAAGCCGAGTTCTCCGCCATGGCGCCCGCGATGTGA
- a CDS encoding response regulator, with protein sequence MTESLAPIDILLVEDDPGDVLMTQEAFEHHKIRNSLHVVSDGVEALDFLRRTGPYTDAPRPGLILLDLNLPKKDGREVLAEIKAQPELRSIPVVVLTTSEAEEDILRSYDLHANAYVTKPVDFERFVEVVRQIDDFFVTVVKLPR encoded by the coding sequence GTGACCGAATCACTGGCGCCGATCGACATCCTGCTGGTCGAGGACGACCCCGGCGATGTGCTGATGACGCAGGAAGCCTTCGAACACCACAAGATCCGCAACTCGCTGCACGTGGTCAGCGACGGGGTCGAGGCACTGGACTTCCTGCGCCGCACCGGTCCCTACACCGACGCCCCGCGGCCCGGCCTGATCCTGCTGGACCTCAACCTGCCGAAGAAGGACGGGCGCGAGGTGCTGGCCGAGATCAAGGCCCAGCCGGAGCTGCGCAGCATCCCGGTGGTAGTGCTGACCACCTCCGAGGCCGAAGAGGACATCCTGCGCAGCTACGACCTGCACGCCAACGCCTACGTCACCAAGCCGGTCGACTTCGAGCGCTTCGTCGAGGTCGTCCGCCAGATCGACGACTTCTTCGTCACCGTGGTGAAGCTGCCGCGCTAG